GCGGATCAAAATGCGTGCCTGCTCCTGCCTGAATGTGCTGTAACGCCCTCTCCAGTGTCCACGCCGCCCTGTACGGACGGTCACTCGTGAGCGCGTCAAAGACATCCACCACCGCGAACGCTCTGGCTGTCAGCGGGATTGCAGTGCTCCGGAGTCCTGCCGGGTACCCGGTCCCGTCCCATTTCTCATGGTGGCACTGCGGGATGTCCAGGGTAGGGCGGAGAAACCTGATCGGCGCGAGCAGCTCCACTGCCATATCCGGGTGCTTTCTCATAACCACCCACTCCTCCTCGGTGAGTGGTCCCGCTTTCAGCAGGATCACATCCGGGATCGCCATCTTCCCGATGTCATGCAGTAAGGCCCCCCGGCGCACATCCAGCAAATCCTCGGGAGGTAACCCCAACGCCCGGCAGAGTTCAACCGTCCGTTCGGTGACCCGCCTGGAATGCCCTTCAGTTTCCTTGTCCCGGAAGTCCAGGGCGCGCGCCCAA
This genomic stretch from Deinococcus malanensis harbors:
- a CDS encoding HD-GYP domain-containing protein, with product LDLLVGQLAIAVENCNLFEALERQNLALRLAYDETIEGWARALDFRDKETEGHSRRVTERTVELCRALGLPPEDLLDVRRGALLHDIGKMAIPDVILLKAGPLTEEEWVVMRKHPDMAVELLAPIRFLRPTLDIPQCHHEKWDGTGYPAGLRSTAIPLTARAFAVVDVFDALTSDRPYRAAWTLERALQHIQAGAGTHFDPQIVTVFLEMLQQT